A single genomic interval of Brevibacillus brevis harbors:
- the glmS gene encoding glutamine--fructose-6-phosphate transaminase (isomerizing) yields MCGIVGYIGEGQAQQILTNGLQKLEYRGYDSAGVAIFNGEKIEICKSKGRLAVLEERLVQSPIRGCLGIGHTRWATHGRPSDENSHPHTDESGKFSVVHNGIIENYMEIKQELLDHGVTFTSETDTEVIAHLIAVLYEGDLVAAVRNAVLRMRGAYALGVVCEYEPDKMVAVRLASPLIIGVGKRENFIGSDISAVLEHTRDIVILEDGEMAVLKKDSVSLMKVETCEPLQRELFRVDWNVEETEKDGFEHFMLKEIYEQPNAFRNTLLNRIDEEGKQIVLKDFQLQLEQINQFEKIFIVACGTAFHAGLIGKNVIEELARIPVEVDVASEFRYRRPIISEKTLVIVVSQSGETADTLAALRESQRLGAKVLAITNVQGSSIAREADYVLATFAGPEIAVASTKAYTSQVIVFYLLGLYLAQAKETLAETEREFMIANLRQLPEQAEKALQHADDIRVYAESIKNHTSLFFIGRGIDYAVALEGSLKLKEISYLHSEAYAAGELKHGTLALIEEGTPVIALVTQKELEEKMISNITEVKARGGNVLAITLDGNVELHRNVDEVCFVPATLPVFTPILSVIPLQLISYYTSLALGNDVDKPRNLAKSVTVE; encoded by the coding sequence ATGTGCGGTATCGTGGGATATATTGGTGAGGGACAAGCGCAACAAATCCTGACAAATGGTTTGCAGAAGTTGGAGTATCGCGGCTATGACTCGGCAGGTGTCGCAATATTTAACGGTGAAAAAATAGAGATTTGCAAATCGAAAGGAAGGCTGGCCGTTTTGGAAGAACGGCTCGTCCAATCTCCTATTCGAGGTTGTTTAGGAATCGGACATACGCGTTGGGCCACTCACGGCCGTCCATCCGATGAGAACTCACATCCGCATACGGATGAATCAGGAAAGTTTTCTGTTGTCCACAACGGTATAATCGAAAACTATATGGAAATCAAACAGGAGCTATTGGACCATGGGGTTACGTTTACATCCGAGACCGATACAGAAGTCATTGCACATCTGATTGCTGTCCTATACGAAGGCGATCTCGTCGCCGCGGTTCGAAATGCAGTACTGCGTATGCGCGGCGCATATGCTCTCGGTGTTGTTTGCGAGTACGAGCCAGATAAAATGGTGGCAGTCCGATTGGCAAGTCCTTTAATTATCGGGGTAGGCAAAAGAGAAAATTTCATTGGCTCCGACATCTCTGCGGTTCTTGAGCACACACGAGACATTGTCATCTTAGAAGATGGGGAAATGGCGGTTCTCAAGAAAGACAGCGTTTCTCTTATGAAAGTGGAAACATGCGAACCGCTTCAGAGAGAGTTGTTCCGCGTAGATTGGAATGTGGAAGAGACGGAGAAGGACGGTTTTGAGCATTTCATGCTAAAAGAAATTTACGAGCAGCCAAATGCATTTCGTAACACATTGCTCAACCGGATTGACGAGGAAGGAAAGCAAATTGTTTTGAAGGATTTCCAATTACAACTAGAACAGATCAATCAATTTGAGAAAATATTCATCGTAGCGTGCGGAACAGCATTTCATGCAGGTTTGATCGGCAAGAATGTAATCGAAGAATTGGCGAGGATACCTGTAGAGGTCGATGTCGCTTCAGAATTCAGATATCGACGCCCTATTATATCTGAAAAAACACTGGTCATTGTCGTGAGTCAGTCGGGTGAAACAGCTGATACGCTGGCAGCGTTGCGGGAGAGCCAACGCCTGGGAGCCAAGGTCTTGGCCATTACAAATGTACAAGGCAGCTCGATTGCCCGTGAAGCCGATTATGTGCTTGCTACCTTTGCCGGACCTGAAATTGCTGTGGCTTCAACGAAGGCGTACACCTCTCAGGTAATCGTTTTTTATCTACTCGGATTGTATCTGGCTCAAGCGAAGGAGACGCTTGCGGAAACAGAACGGGAATTCATGATTGCCAATTTGAGACAGCTGCCTGAGCAGGCTGAAAAGGCACTCCAACATGCGGATGATATTCGCGTTTATGCCGAGTCGATAAAAAATCATACCAGCCTGTTCTTTATCGGTCGAGGCATTGATTATGCTGTGGCGCTGGAAGGGTCCTTGAAGTTGAAGGAAATTTCGTACCTTCACTCAGAGGCATACGCTGCAGGGGAATTGAAGCATGGAACACTGGCTTTGATCGAAGAGGGTACGCCTGTCATTGCCTTGGTGACACAAAAAGAGCTGGAAGAAAAAATGATTAGCAATATTACAGAAGTGAAGGCACGAGGTGGGAATGTGTTAGCGATCACATTGGATGGGAATGTTGAACTGCACAGAAATGTAGATGAAGTATGCTTTGTGCCTGCGACATTACCTGTGTTTACCCCTATCCTGTCCGTTATTCCACTGCAGTTGATCTCGTATTACACTTCTCTGGCATTGGGCAATGATGTAGACAAGCCCCGGAATCTTGCCAAAAGTGTAACCGTTGAATAA
- the glmU gene encoding bifunctional UDP-N-acetylglucosamine diphosphorylase/glucosamine-1-phosphate N-acetyltransferase GlmU, whose amino-acid sequence MSSRYAIVLAAGKGTRMRSTRCKVLHEVCGKPMIQHIVDRLHGLGIHEIILIVGHGAEQVKKQFGASVRYAYQSEQLGTAHAVMMAADLLQDKQGTTLVLSGDTPLVREKTLEQLLEQHETQHAAATVLTARVDDPTGYGRLIRDANGLVERIVEHKDATAEERLVCEINTGMYGFDNQKLFQAISRVKNNNAQKEYYLPDVMTILSEQNEPIAAFMTDDAEEGGGVNDRIQLACAERLLRMRINEQHMQNGVTIIDPTATYIDADVCIGSDAVIHPGTYLRGKTTIGPGCVIGPNVDVSDCIVGSNVEIRYSNVCNSTIRDGAAVGPYAYIRPGSDVGEEAKVGDFVELKNSRLGKGAKVAHLSYIGDSDIGEQVNVGCGTITVNYDGVHKHKTIVGDHAFIGCNANLIAPVTIGEGAYVAAGSTITEDVPNDALAIARERQSIKEQYAKRLMVTRT is encoded by the coding sequence ATGAGTAGTCGTTATGCAATTGTATTGGCAGCGGGAAAAGGGACACGGATGAGGTCTACGCGTTGCAAAGTGCTCCATGAGGTTTGTGGAAAACCAATGATTCAGCATATTGTCGACCGATTACATGGTCTTGGCATCCATGAGATTATTTTGATTGTAGGGCATGGGGCCGAGCAAGTGAAAAAGCAGTTCGGTGCTTCTGTCCGCTATGCCTACCAGTCCGAGCAATTGGGAACTGCCCATGCAGTGATGATGGCAGCTGACCTCCTGCAAGACAAACAGGGAACAACGCTCGTGTTGAGTGGTGATACACCATTGGTGAGGGAGAAAACACTGGAGCAACTGCTCGAGCAGCATGAAACGCAACATGCAGCAGCAACTGTATTAACGGCACGAGTAGACGATCCTACAGGGTACGGGCGATTAATCCGCGACGCAAACGGTCTTGTAGAACGGATCGTGGAGCACAAGGATGCGACAGCCGAAGAACGGCTTGTATGCGAAATCAATACAGGAATGTATGGTTTCGACAACCAAAAGCTGTTTCAAGCCATATCCCGAGTGAAAAATAATAATGCTCAGAAAGAGTATTATTTGCCTGATGTTATGACTATTTTAAGCGAGCAAAACGAGCCCATTGCTGCTTTCATGACCGATGATGCGGAAGAGGGGGGCGGCGTGAATGACAGAATCCAGCTGGCTTGCGCCGAGAGATTGCTCCGTATGCGAATCAATGAGCAGCATATGCAAAACGGGGTCACGATCATTGATCCAACCGCCACCTATATTGATGCCGATGTGTGTATCGGATCTGATGCGGTTATTCATCCGGGAACGTATCTCCGCGGGAAAACAACAATAGGACCCGGTTGTGTCATCGGACCGAACGTAGATGTAAGTGATTGCATCGTAGGAAGTAACGTAGAAATTCGCTACTCAAATGTATGTAATAGCACGATTCGAGACGGAGCAGCTGTTGGTCCTTATGCCTATATTCGTCCAGGTTCAGATGTAGGTGAGGAGGCGAAGGTCGGAGATTTTGTCGAACTAAAAAATTCACGTCTCGGGAAAGGAGCAAAGGTTGCTCATCTCTCGTATATTGGTGATTCCGATATTGGTGAACAGGTAAACGTAGGCTGCGGTACAATCACTGTCAACTACGATGGCGTACACAAGCATAAAACGATCGTTGGTGATCACGCCTTTATTGGTTGCAATGCCAATTTGATAGCTCCAGTTACCATCGGAGAGGGCGCTTATGTAGCCGCAGGCTCTACGATCACAGAGGATGTTCCGAACGACGCTTTGGCCATCGCCAGAGAACGCCAAAGCATCAAAGAGCAGTATGCCAAACGATTGATGGTAACCCGCACATAA